In Arvicanthis niloticus isolate mArvNil1 chromosome 10, mArvNil1.pat.X, whole genome shotgun sequence, a single genomic region encodes these proteins:
- the LOC117716161 gene encoding transmembrane epididymal protein 1A-like — MGNGKFGGHFYPGLYIFFYGLYQATLVSKAMIVSDSPVYVSYLPKNRKRCSKLKISYGGWLKIVTGSLLTFYVVFCLDDGMVLINKEMPPRFMYPQEWQHLTMFILLALDGCVDVMSKNVLRQRLVLLERGATVLGIYMLLLLLVSHVQVSSKVELQVHSLLILVVFLLMLVLTAQLWAPEMFHLWMIETFLFLMMGSWLIQAAFILFRPVSGFPWKDDDISDIMFVTTFFCWHVMINALCLLGIYGISSFWHRCYSPSLGLMGSKEALCHKSSSRTFYKLLQEAEHQDKDDQALLTKSSPCDKA; from the coding sequence ATGGGGAATGGAAAGTTTGGTGGCCATTTCTACCCAgggttgtatattttcttttatggtctATATCAGGCAACACTGGTCTCCAAGGCCATGATAGTCAGTGACTCTCCTGTATATGTTTCCTACCTTCCTAAGAATAGAAAGAGATGTTCCAAGCTGAAAATATCTTATGGAGGCTGGCTGAAGATAGTGACTGGCTCCCTCTTAACATTTTATGTGGTCTTCTGTCTTGATGATGGGATGGTGTTGATTAACAAAGAGATGCCTCCAAGGTTTATGTACCCCCAAGAGTGGCAGCACCTCACCATGTTCATCCTCCTCGCCCTTGATGGTTGTGTAGACGTCATGAGCAAGAATGtgctgaggcagaggctggtgctTCTAGAAAGAGGTGCCACCGTGCTGGGCATCTacatgctcctgctgctgctggtgtctCACGTTCAGGTCTCCTCAAAGGTGGAGCTGCAGGTTCACTCTCTCCTCATCTTGGTGGTGTTCCTGCTGATGCTGGTGTTGACAGCACAGCTGTGGGCTCCTGAGATGTTTCACCTTTGGATGATAGAGACCTTCTTGTTCCTGATGATGGGCTCATGGCTGATTCAGGCAGCCTTCATTCTATTTAGACCGGTCTCTGGCTTCCCGTGGAAAGATGATGACATCAGTGACATCATGTTTGTCACCACCTTCTTCTGCTGGCATGTGATGATCAACGCCTTATGCTTGTTGGGAATCTATGGCATCTCTTCCTTTTGGCACCGATGTTACAGTCCCAGCTTGGGGCTGATGGGGTCCAAGGAAGCTCTGTGTCACAAGAGCTCTTCAAGAACCTTCTACAAGCTGCTGCAGGAGGCAGAGCATCAGGACAAAGATGACCAGGCTCTTCTTACAAAGAGCTCTCCCTGTGACAAGGCCTAG
- the LOC117716162 gene encoding transmembrane epididymal protein 1A, which yields MGDFIGHISPGLFLVFYGLYQAIIVSRAVILNDSLLYPSYLSKNKGKWGRLWQIVHAGWLKIVSGSLLIVYEINCLEEGLIFMTKGMPPRFMYPKEWQHLTMFILLTLDGCIEVVSKTVLRQRCVVLERGATVLGVYVLLLLLVSHVKDSSGVELQVHSLLILVVFLLMLVLMAQLWAPEMFHLWMIETFLFLIMGSWLVQAAFILFRPVSGFPWEDDDISDIMFVTTFFCWHVMSNALCLLGIYGISSFWHRCYSPSLGLMGSKEAPCHKSSSGTFYKLLQEAEHQDKDDQAPLLSNKA from the coding sequence ATGGGAGACTTTATTGGCCATATATCTCCAGGTTTGTTTCTGGTCTTCTATGGTCTGTATCAAGCAATAATAGTCTCCAGAGCTGTGATACTCAATGACTCTCTTCTGTATCCTTCCTACCTTTCCAAGAATAAGGGAAAATGGGGCAGGCTGTGGCAAATAGTCCATGCAGGCTGGTTGAAGATTGTGAGTGGCTCCCTCTTGATAGTTTATGAGATCAATTGTTTGGAAGAAGGGCTGATATTTATGACCAAAGGGATGCCACCAAGGTTCATGTACCCCAAGGAGTGGCAGCACCTCACCATGTTCATCCTCCTCACCCTTGATGGCTGTATAGAAGTGGTGAGCAAGACTGTGCTACGGCAGAGGTGCGTGGTCCTGGAAAGAGGTGCCACCGTGCTGGGTGTCTATGTGCTCCTGCTGCTACTGGTATCACACGTTAAAGATTCATCTGGGGTGGAGCTGCAGGTTCACTCTCTCCTCATCTTGGTGGTGTTCCTGCTGATGCTGGTGTTGATGGCACAGCTGTGGGCTCCTGAGATGTTTCACCTCTGGATGATAGAGACCTTCCTGTTTCTGATAATGGGCTCATGGCTGGTTCAGGCAGCCTTCATTCTATTTAGACCGGTCTCTGGCTTCCCGTGGGAGGATGATGACATCAGTGACATCATGTTTGTCACCACCTTCTTCTGCTGGCATGTGATGAGCAATGCCTTATGCTTGTTGGGAATCTATGGCATCTCTTCCTTTTGGCACCGATGTTACAGTCCCAGCTTGGGGCTGATGGGGTCTAAGGAAGCGCCGTGTCACAAGAGCTCTTCAGGAACCTTCTACAAGCTGCTGCAGGAGGCAGAGCATCAGGACAAAGATGACCAGGCTCCTCTCCTTTCAAATAAGGCCTAG